The proteins below come from a single Salinilacihabitans rarus genomic window:
- a CDS encoding ArsR/SmtB family transcription factor, translating into MAESERAARRFGEDLLPEHSVLSLEEYLDMQRAIGNETRFRVLNALVEDGPQSASELRDALDVRSNALHYHLDELVDVGLVENRKRKEPDADGLYSYYRATSLGEGLLTEGVRELMRREWDALEEYGDS; encoded by the coding sequence ATGGCCGAGTCCGAACGGGCGGCACGGCGGTTCGGGGAGGACCTGTTGCCAGAGCACAGCGTCCTCTCGCTGGAGGAGTACCTCGACATGCAGCGGGCGATCGGCAACGAGACGCGCTTTCGCGTCCTGAACGCGCTCGTCGAGGACGGGCCACAGAGCGCGAGCGAACTCCGGGACGCGCTGGACGTCCGCTCGAACGCCTTGCACTACCACCTCGACGAACTCGTCGACGTCGGCCTCGTCGAGAACCGGAAACGCAAGGAACCGGACGCCGACGGCCTCTACTCGTACTACCGGGCGACGTCGCTCGGCGAGGGGCTGCTCACCGAGGGCGTCCGCGAACTGATGCGCCGCGAGTGGGACGCCCTGGAGGAGTACGGCGACTCCTGA